A part of Cannabis sativa cultivar Pink pepper isolate KNU-18-1 chromosome 6, ASM2916894v1, whole genome shotgun sequence genomic DNA contains:
- the LOC115725167 gene encoding auxin-responsive protein SAUR21, with protein MAIKLGSIMQTKKNNNKSTNIPKGYMAVYVGEEQKKRFLVPVSFLKEPAFQELLAMAEEEFGYNHPMGGLTIPCPEKIFINLTSQLNWS; from the coding sequence ATGGCTATTAAATTAGGTTCCATTATGCAAACCaagaaaaacaacaacaaatcaaCTAATATCCCAAAAGGGTATATGGCAGTGTATGTTGGAGAAGAGCAAAAGAAGAGGTTTTTGGTACCTGTATCATTTCTAAAAGAGCCTGCATTTCAAGAACTGTTGGCTATGGCAGAAGAGGAGTTTGGATACAACCACCCAATGGGTGGTCTCACCATTCCTTGCCCAGAAAAGATCTTCATCAACCTTACTTCTCAGCTAAATTGGTCTTAG